AGTAAATACATATGATAAAGAACTGTACATGGTAATGGTTTCAGCATATCAATTTTATgccaaaattttctttctttacaagATGTTAGTTCTGTTCCATATATCTTAAACAGAAGTCTGTTGCAGTTTGCACAGAAAAGAAGCTTAAGGATGAAGAAAGTATTGGTTCTTTATACTTCTGCAGATCCAGAATGAGGAGAGCGTTATTCTTTTTCTGGTCGTATGGACTGTGACAGAGATTACTCGATATTCCTTCTACACATTCAACCTGCTCAACCATTTGCCATACTTCATTAAATGGGCCAGGTGGAGATGTCTTGCACTTCAGTTTCTCATGGTTCTGTGCATGGTAGTTTCACGCATGCTGAGCTAACACACAGGAGAGCAGGTCTTTGAGCTTTGGTTATGTGTCAGCAGAGTGCAAGTTGGTTGCTTTCTATGCTTGGGATCATTGTTACTtggtttaaaatgttaaaaatattttagccgACATTTTGGGTTGTGATtagttctttgctttctgtgtctCACAGTTTGAactctgctttaatttttttgctttatctttgGAGTCATCTTTTAACTTACATTATGACTTCTTAAGATGCTTTTGAATACAATGCCCAAAATTAAGCACCTGTGCTAATCTTTGTGGATTTCAGGTCTTTGAAAATGTGGGAGTTGCTGTCACTCAATCTTATGCAATGAGAAGTTCTGCTTTATGAGAGCTTTTGTAAGGTTATATTCATATAGTGAAGCTAAATATTGACTTAGTTTAGCCCACATAAAAAGTGTGTTCCATATCAAAACTGCTTTGATTTTGAAGCATACTTGAGGTTAGCCACTAGATCAGATATATTACAGAGACTGCATGTTTATGAGGAGACTTAACTGGAAGAGTATTCTCTGTAGTCATTActtgaaaaatacatgtaaGACAGACAGACTTACACTGTTAGAAGGAAAATATCTTACCTACATTCAACGCAGGTGACTCTTATTTAAAAGagtgtgtttgtttcttttcctttttttattgttttatagCTAATGCAGTTCTGATGCTTCTAATGCACTTCTTTGATATGTCTGATATTTATGCCCATTCTTATAATACATTATCTTTTTGTTAATACCTAAGGTGATAGGGTTGGTTGTGTTTAAGCACTAAATGGCAAACTTAAAAACAATCAGGTCTAGtttcattaataatttttttatgtaagcttcagaaagagaaatgcattcAGAAAATACGACACTGACAGATACACTGACTCGATGGCAAAAAGTATATCTTGAACAacagaatttttgtttctttatagTAGACAATAGGGAAAGCTGACATTCTCACAGCAGAGATATATGGTGAAATATactataaacaaaatatttgaaaatgtattatCTTTTCATAGAGTCCAAAATGTCCCATCAAGATTTATGGATAATCAAACAGCACAACTGGACATAAATTCAGTACTCCAAGGGAACTGCAAATTTCTGATCTTTAGCTTATAATTGTAAAAGATTTGCCTGTCCATTGTTAATGGAATAGGTATGCTCTAAATTTTagtgaagaatttttattttgggttttttcactgCATAGAGACAAACTGTGTGTAGTTCATGGCATCAGTTCCTTCTTATACCTCCTCTAATCTGTTCTCTGGCCTGTGAGTCCTCTAAGCCCATTTGGTCCTAGGAGGGTTGTGTTTGGTTGCTGCTATTCTGGATCTCATCTGTTTTGGTCATGGCGTGCACACTACCTTTCTCTCTGTGCGACAGCTCTTCTTGCTGTTCCCTGCATGGACTTAAGAGCTGTTCCTTAGGAGAAACTGCATCTGCATGGTGCAGTGTGCATAAGGACAGCACAAACCCTACtgattgcatttttcattttgtcactCCCTATGTGGCCTATGGCATTCAaaccacattttctttaaactggATGCCTTCACCTTTTATTTGAACATCATCTTCCCATCTTAAAATGGATCTGATAAGTTTCTggcaatttcattttcttatattttttatttccattagtGGTAAATGTAGTAGTATTTGGTTTTCCCATGTGGGAGTGGGTAAAACAGGCTTCTGATGTTTCTCAATGTTTTCATTATCTTCAAAGGAATTATAATACATAGAGTTGACATGCATGCACTGTCACAAAGGTATGTAGGATCATCTGGATTTGGGATCCAGTCCTGGTCTGAATCCTGTCGGTGACAACAGGAGGAAgatcagtaaattaaaaaaaaagacattgttGGAGACTACAAATTTGTGGATTTTCTTACTCTTTAGTATTAGAAAGACATACAAACATTCTGATActtcactgtttttaaataaaaggactGAGGAATGCATTCTCTGTAAACCTAAGCAACGCTATCCAAAGTAACTGAAACTGGTATTCTGTGCCAAGTCAGGATGTGGTCCTTGATTTTGGTGCAGAAACTACTGTAATACATTGCTGTGCCACTAATAATAGCAAGAGGAAATTTTAAATTCGTGGGGTGTTTCTCacaagggtttgtttttttaatgcagatacaacttttttatcattttgtaTCCTGCTGGAGTTGCAGGTGAACTGCTAACCATATATGCTGCTTTACCCTAtgtgaagaaaacaggaatGTTTTCACTGAGACTTCCCAACAAATACAATGTCTCCTTTGACTACTATTACTTCCTTATTATTGTCATGTTCTCCTATGTGCCATGTAAGTATTACTTAACTGTAGTAACGCTAATAGCATAATAATCAATTATCAGCAATGCTGGAAAAACTGCCTGTAGTTAAATTTGCTGAACACTTTCTACTATAAAAGCCTGCTTTATATTGTTCCAAGCTTTGCTGTGCTTTAATTGGTTAGACTGAAATTTTCCATCCTGTTATCTGCCTCAGAACATAAGTTGTCttaaaaatttcagtgaaagtggtaaaaacatttctaagaCTTGGACAAAGTAAAAAACCTTTCTGCTTACCCACAGAAATGTCTGTAACTGTGTCGCTGAGAATTTCTAGTGCCTCTGCCACTTTGAAGCAATGGCTTAAAAATTGTCCTGCAAGTTGTGCCAGAGATTTGCCTTGGTTTTATTGCTATTAATATACATTTACGTGTCACCTCTGAAAATCATCATTTGAGCATGCTTGGGAAAAACTTGAAGCAATATTCTCcaagatttcattttcacagaaatacacACCCCAAACTTCTCTGAACATACTTCAGTCCCTGGTTTAATCAGATTGTCGTTGTACTTCTGAATACCAGAAGCCACAGATCAATTGGCTAACCAGAGCTAAGATCAGAGAGACTATCTGTCTTGCACTTCCAGTGTTATTTCCACTGGTACCTAAGCAATGTAGACAAGGAGAAAGCAACCTGATTCAGATATAGCACCGTGAATGGTGCTAGACCAAACCAGGcaaacagaatattttagaTGTTCTGGACAATGAGGCTAGAAACAAGGCAAGAGATTAGGGAGAGGCATTGAGAAGCAGGAAAATTGAAGTTAAAAGGGTCTGTGATCTGCATCCATAGAAGGTATTCCTTTAAGAAATTGACCTTAAACCTGGGCTTTCACAGTATGCACACACACTGTGAAAATTTTTTGTCACAAGAAATCATGGAGGCCAATGAGAGAGATTGAGATGAGTAAAAAACGTCCTAAGCTATCATAACTTACTAACAGTTTTACAATTGTTTATATAACTTAATGCTTCAGGAATAAATCTGATTTTCTGTCCATTAAATATAAGGATCAAATTTATCAGCAGGACAGTAATATAATAGATCTCAGAGGGCCAGGAGCGAGGGAGCTCCTCACTTCAGACTTGAACAAGTAGGGTAAATTTGTATTCTCAAAGTCTTAATTCAAACATGCTTACCTTAGCACAAATTTGAAGacttcaggcactgctggaaaGTAGTGAAGTCCTGTTTATACAAAGAAAGTGTTGGAGGGAAGTTCCTTGAACACAGGGTATACATTCAGGGGGCCTTATCTGACTTTTgagtaattattattttgtaattcACTGCAATGTTCATGACTTGCTATTACTTACCTTAACCAACTGCAGCACTGTGCCATAATTTTTCCTCAGTTCATCATTCtgcaaaattgtatttttccgTTATGGGATCTGTTGAATGTTTTAatctaatttgctttcttttatgctTTGATCAAGTATTTCCACAACTCTACTTCCACATGCTGCGGCAGAGAAGAAGGGTGCTTTATGGAGAAGTGATTGTGGAAAAGGACGATTGAATCAAGCCGTGTAACTATGgtgcttttaatggaaaaaaggagggttaaaaacccaaaacttcctgtgatttttctgaGTCCAAGTTTTAAAACATGGAACAAGAATAAACAACTGTGCGTAAAATAGCATGGactgtattatttttacaattcatGTATCTTCAGACTTACCTTTTTATCCTTggtttcaatttaatttttaattgttcatttcttcagacaaattattttcatattttctataGGCTGACAAATAGCTTTAAGAATTGGAATAGTTGGCTGCTGTGCTTTCTATTCTGAAAGTTCTGTTATGACCTGTAGTCATCATCAAGAACAGGAGGAGAGTTGATAAGTTGTACTGAAAGAGAGTCTTCTGGAAAACAGAGCATAAGTTAGGTAATGATGTTTTTCATAGACTAGGTGGCTTAAATGTTATTTAAGCTTTGTGTTAAATAATACCTTTCCAGTTACAAGTACTGTTAAGCATGTCGTTTAACATTCTTTGAATTACAGGATCACACTGTAGAATTCCAGAACAACTTTTGAAAGGAGCTGAATTCTTGATTGTCAGTGCAAATTTAGAtctctctgtattttcatttgtaattttaaagataagtagaataatatatataatattaaaTAGTTAAAAGTTTATGCTGAGGAGTAGACTTGATATGCCTGCCTTTCTCTGATCAGTGGCTGGAATGGGACTCGATTGCAGAGGAAGACTGATTGTCAGCATGTTACCTATTCTACATTTAATTATGTATGCAGAAAAATTATGGTATTGCATTTAGAAACTGTAGCTATAGTGAGATATTTAACTACTTATAAATAGCTAAGTGggataaaatatatttgaaatagtgtcttaaaatataaattgtGCTTTTAATCATCCCATTGTGTAATTCTAATTGCTCCCTCCCCATTAATTGTTTATACTGTGTTGACCTAATAATTCTATTTAATGTCTTCAATAATCTGCAAGAGGGATCTACAGAATATTAATAAAAGTTATAGATGATATTACACTATATGATACCTGAGTGGGAGGGGTCCAACAGATGGATTAAATGTAGACAAGAATTAGACACAGCCTAAGAGATTCAGGGGAAAGGTAATGCATTTGAGGAAACTTGGATACttagtgagagagagagagagagagagagaagattGAAATGTAATAATGTAGTAAGAAACCTTGATAATGTAGGCAACAAAGTTGCTTCTGGCATCACTAATGTCAAAAGAGGAGTACATACGCAGAAGAGCTGCATCAGGCAGCTGGAAATCAGAA
This Gavia stellata isolate bGavSte3 chromosome 6, bGavSte3.hap2, whole genome shotgun sequence DNA region includes the following protein-coding sequences:
- the HACD1 gene encoding very-long-chain (3R)-3-hydroxyacyl-CoA dehydratase 1 isoform X1, with amino-acid sequence MASSEEDGGGNGAVEEKENGKKRRLGALATAWLIFYNVAMTAGWLVLGIAMVRFYIQKGTHRGLFRSVQKTLKFFQTFALLEVVHCAVVRTSVLVTGVQVSSRIFMVWFIAHSIKQIQNEESVILFLVVWTVTEITRYSFYTFNLLNHLPYFIKWARYNFFIILYPAGVAGELLTIYAALPYVKKTGMFSLRLPNKYNVSFDYYYFLIIVMFSYVPLFPQLYFHMLRQRRRVLYGEVIVEKDD
- the HACD1 gene encoding very-long-chain (3R)-3-hydroxyacyl-CoA dehydratase 1 isoform X2, with amino-acid sequence MASSEEDGGGNGAVEEKENGKKRRLGALATAWLIFYNVAMTAGWLVLGIAMVRFYIQKGTHRGLFRSVQKTLKFFQTFALLEVVHCAVGIVRTSVLVTGVQVSSRIFMVWFIAHSIKQIQNEESVILFLVVWTVTEITRYSFYTFNLLNHLPYFIKWARYNFFIILYPAGVAGELLTIYAALPYVKKTGMFSLRLPNKYNVSFDYYYFLIIVMFSYVPLFPQLYFHMLRQRRRVLYGEVIVEKDD